The segment AAATGCAAGACAAAAACCTTTTTCGCGACATCTTTATCGGCAAAAGAAAGCGTATCATGAAGAAAAATACAATAAAATCAGTATATTAAGTGCATTTATTTTATATGAATCCACTTAAGAATCCACACTTTTATGCACAATTTAATTGACCATTTTTTACAAACAATAGCCATCTATAAACAGAGCATAAAAAGCAAATCATGATGCCAATGTTATAACACATGAGAGCATTCAAATGAAATGCAAAGCAGTTATCAGTCATAACAGGTCATAAATTGTACAAGACGTTTTTATCATAATAAATCGCATTGTTAAAACTATATGCTTTTAATGATAGAATGCAAAACACGTTTCAAAAGCTGTTTTGATAATACGGTTAAAGTAATAAATGCAATTTGAATTGAGTGATTTTAGTTACCTCAAAAATGAGGGCACCTTTTTTATAAACAGAGAGAAGTTGAGAGATAACATCATTAAACGCAGATGTTTAAAGAGAGCTATAGAAAGAGAACGCATCCAAATTTGAAGTGGTTAATTTTGCTAATTCAAAAAATGAGCTTAATACCTTTTAAAGAGGTGTTTTGAGAAGGTGCTTTCTTTCAAATTGACCACCTCAAAAATGAGGGCATTGTTATGAAGAGGTTTTATAATCATTAAGAGAGTTAACATGTTTTCTCATTCAAATGTGATAATCTAAAAGAACGCTTTCATAATCATTCCTTTATATTATTTTGGATAAGTTTTTATAAACAGACTAGAGAGCTTGCAATATAATACGTCTTGTATATATGTGCTTATAACTCCTTAGAGTGATGATTGATTCAACATGAGAGACATGAAAGCCGCGTCACGTAAAAATGGCACGGCTTTCTTTTTTGCACTCTTGTATTTTGAAATGGCATGAAACCAACGCCCCCCGCATTTATTGTTTATTCTTCAGTATCAATAATCTCTATAAGAATATCGCTCTTATTAACCTCCTTATTTTTTGGAACCTCTCTTATCTCACTTTTTCGATTCAGTTTTGCACGCCCACAAGCACGACCAAAGACCTTGATCGTATGAGAAACCTGAGCTTTTCCATAAACAGAGCCATAAATTTGTGCACAGCCACTCACTTTTGCATAGTCATAAACCTTGCCATAAATTTTGGCACGGCTATTAACAACAGCATAGCCATAAACACGCGCAGTGCTAAAAAGACAAGCAGAGCCTAACACTCTAGCGTTGCCATAAAGCCTTGCATATTCAAAAAGATAACTATTATGAAAAAGATGCGCATTGCCATAAACATGGGCTTCAATTGAAACGCGACTATTGCCATAGACACGAGCCTTGCCATAAACATAGCCCGCCACATGCGCACTATCATAAACAAATGCATTGTCATAAATTTTTGCATATTGAGAAATAAACACCTTATCATGCACCTGAGCATTGCCATAGACAAGACCACAAATTTGCGCATTGCCTCGTATTTTTGCATTGTCATAAACACGGGCATGTTTATAAACCAATGCATTATCATAAACCCAGCAAAGACCGTTATGAGAAAGATTTTCTTCCTTTTCAATAAAGCCACCGAGTTGACCAGCCTTGACATCAGAAAAGCTTTTTAAAGCCTGAATGCGATAAAGCGTTGTAATTTTTTGTGTAATTTTATCTTTTAGTTGTTTTGTTTCATTGGTTAGTTTGTATTTTTTGGACATCATAAGACCCCTCACAATCTCTTTTGTGAAAAAAGTTGCATGAAAAATGTTGGAAAAAGGGAATGACCGCCGCGGCGCTCTAAATGTTTAAAAAGGCTTTATTACGCAGCCAGATGATTTTTATTTCATTATTGGAAAGCAATTCGATATAAGACCTTGTTTCAATATCATCACGTGTCTTTTCTAAAATCATAACAATGCCGTGACTATTAGCATTTTCATAAATATGAACATAATTGACGACACGGGCGTGATCATAAATTTGTGCATTACCATAGACATGAGCATGGTCATAAATGATCGATTTACCAAGAACGATAGCATTTCCATAGACATAACCAGCGATAATAGCGTTATGATAGACCCTAGCATTTTCAGAAACCCGACCTGAGTTTAAAACCAGAGCATTACCATAAACCCAGCAATTACCATCATGAGATAAATTGCTTTCATTTTCGATAAAGCCACCGAGTTGACCAGCCTTGACATCAGAAAAGCTTTTTAAAGCCTGAATGCGATACAATATGCGATTACCAAAGAGACGCGTTTCATTTGTAAGTGCAAATTTCTTTTGCATAGGAACAATCCTTATAGAACATGAGATTTTAAATGAAAGAATTTGGAAAGCAGGCACCCCCCGCGCCGTTATTTATGCAGCTTCATTTTCGATAATTTTTTCACGGCTATTGATTATAACATCATCACTTACTTCATTACGAACATACGCATTTCCAAATATTTTTGCATTGCCATAAATCTTGATATTTTTTTCAATAACCGCTTTTCCATAAACCCTAGCATTTTCAAAAATATGAGCACCCTCACTTACATAAGCAGAGCCCGATACTTTTGCATTGCCATAAACAGAGCCATTCACATAAGCACTATGCAAAACTTTTGCATTGTCATATATTTTTGCCTCTATAGTAATAAAGGCTTTTCCATAAACCACGGCATTGTCATAAACTTGACCACAAACCTTGGCATGACCATAAACCTTGGCATTCCCATTAACCACGCACTTGCCATAAACCCATCCCTTGTCTCGAAACCACATATTCCCTGAGATACTAGCATGATCATAAACCTTGGCATTGTCATAAACTTGACCACAAACCTTGGCATGACCATAAACCTTGGCATTCCCATTAACCACGCACTTGCCATAAACCCATCCCTTGTCTCGAAACCACATATTCCCTGAGATACTAGCATGATCATAAACCTTGGCATTGTCATAAACATGGGTATCATGACCATAAACTTTAGCATGATCACTAATAACAGCATTCCCATAAGCTTTAGCATGTTTAGCAACAACAGCTTCATTACGAAGTTTTGCATTTTCAGACACGACGCCATTGTCAGCAACCCACGCCTCATCATAAACCCAGCAATTACCATCATGAGAGAGGTTATCTTCATTTTCAATAAAACCACCCAATTGACCAGCCTTGACATCATCAAAATCTCTTAAAGCACGAATGCGATAAAGATTTATAGGCACAAATTTACCATCCTTATTTTGGTAAATTTCTTTGATTTCATTTGTTAATTCATATTTTTTAGTTACAACTGTACTAATCATGAGAAAACCCAATCTAAATATTTAATAAATTTTGAATGAAATGTTCTTAAGAAGGGGGCGCCCCCGCCGCGCCCGCGGTGTTATTATGCTGCTTTTTATGGACGACACATTACAAAGGAAATCTCGCCATAAGGAGAGAGCCGTTCTGTATAAACATTCTCTCTTGTATTGCCATAGGCATTTTTAGTAACAATAGCCATGCCATAGGCACTTGCATTTTCATAAATATGGACATTACTGATAATTTTTGCACTATCAAAAACCCGTGCGTTATCATAGACATGGGCATTGGCAAAAACCTTGGCAAAATCATAAACATGCGCATTGCCATAAACAAAACCACCAACCGCAGCATTGCCATAAACCCTAGCATTCTCATAAACACGACCGGGTTTTAAAACATACGCATCATCAGCAACCCAGCAATTGCCCTCATGAGAGAGATTACTCTCATCTTCTATAAACCCACCCAATTGACCAGCTTTAATATTATCAAAATCTCTTAAAGCTTTAATTCGATAAAGGGTATGGTTATCAAAAACACGGGTTTCATTTGTAATTTCATATTTTTTGGATACAATTTTAGATACATTTATAGTGGTCATAGGGAGCTCCTAATCTATAGTTAGTAAAATTTTGAATGAAATTTAGAGAGGGGCGCCCCCGCCGCGCCCGCGGTGTTATTTACGCAGCATCTTTAAGAGACTGATCATTAGTACAAATATCATCACGAATTTTGATATGGCTATTAACCACGGCATTGCCATAAATTTTTACATGATGATCGATATTTGATTTACCATAAACCTTGGCATTATCATAAATTCTTGCCAAGCAACCAACGCGCGCCGAGCCAGAGACTTTTGCATTGCCATAGACACTTGCATAATCCTTAATCCAGGCATTGCAAAAGACATGGGCATTATCATAAATATGTGCCCATACATAAATACGTGATTTACCATAAACATGGGCATTTCCAAAAACATAGCCACAAATATGTGCCCTCTCATAAACCCGTGCGTTATCATAAACCTTGGCACCATCAGCAATAGTAGCATTATCACTTACAACGGCATTGCCATAGACATGACCACAGACCCTAGCGTTATCGTTAATTTTTGCATTTTCATAAACATGAGCTTTATAATCAAACACCCATGCCTTGCCATTTACAGTAGCATTTCCATAAACCTTGGCTTGTCTAAAAACTTTAGCTTCTTGATAAATTTTAGCATTCTCATAAAGCTTGGCATCCAAAAAAACCGCGGCATTATCATAAATCCAACAATTGCCATCATGAGAGAGGTTATCTTCATTTTCGATAAAGCCACCCAATTGACCAGCCTTTACATCATCAAAATCTCTTAATGCGCGAATGCGGTGTAAAGTAATCCCATCAAAAGTGAAGTTTTCAGTGGTTAATTCATATTTTTTGGATGAGATAACGGGGGTGTTCTTAACTGTAGATTTCATTTGAAATTCTTTCTTAACATATAAAAGGTTTTAATTGACAGCTCTAAAAGAGCGCCGGGCGCTAAAACCACGGTGTTAAGTCCGTTGTCACACTTTCCCCATAGGGTATTGTATGGTGTGACTACACCCGGCAAAATCACTATATGCATTTTATAGCATAAAAGAAAGCCAGTATTTTAAAAAGCATAGGAGAGGCTGTTTCGTAACCTACCCGCTTAACACTAAGTGGTTTTAATCACTTGAGTATTTATATAACAAAATACGTATTTATTGTCAACTATCTTTTATTATTTTTTGTGTTTTTTATAATTATTTTTTATACCATTGTGTATAAATATGCATCATATGCTTATAAATATTTTCTGTTTTATTGCCTCTATTTGACTCTATATTACGCAATTGCGTTATTTTGCTCTTTTAAACATCATAATAACTAAAAACGCTCTTATGATGCTTATTTTTAACTTTATAATGCATGATTATTTTTATGAGATGCCTTGTGAATATTTTTGTGAATTTCGTTGTCATTTTATAAAGAGATCGCGTCTTTATAACCAACGCTTTTGATTTAAATCTATTTTTGATTCATTTTCTATAGCCACCGCATCATTCTCATAAAAGGATAATATGATCATGCGGCTTTGATTTATTATGAATAACATTTTGGATTCTTATATCCTTATCAAAATACCTTTTTATGGGCTTTTGTCTCTTGTCAGTGATTAGCAGTTATTTTACCCCCTCATTTTTAAAAAAACTTTTCGATAAAAGTAAAAAACATTATATTTCAATATGTTAGTAAGTTTTGAGAAAAAAACCATCCCAATAAGATGATTTATATAGACAATTAATGATATCAATTGAATAAAACCTGTCAGTATCTGTCTAAAAATTGAACAGACAGCATTTATGATTTTAATGAATAATTAAATCGTGTTTTATGAGAGGGCATATAATCCTTTAAAGCCTTTCAAAAGATAAGAGATGGTTATGAGGCATGTTATAAATTATAAAGAGTAACTTATCAATTTAAAGGGGGTTTTGAGTTTTGAAACTTTGTGTTTTAAAGAAAAAAACACTAAAAAGACAAAAAACAATCTCTATTGATAAATACAACCTATTCATACGCATAATTCTCTTTAAAGAGAACTTTTGAAAAATATGATGTTCTCATTTGAGATTGCGATATAATCTTTTAAAGGCAATGTAAAAAAATCTCATTCTATTTAAGATGGGATTTCTTAAAAGCCTTAAAGCAATCCAAATAAGAGTGTTTAAAAGTGCAAAGCTTCTCTTTTTAGAATTGCGCATGGTAAACCATTCCTTTTAAGATTATAGGTAAGCAACCTAATAAGAGAGTATAGATGATGATTATAAGATCTATACCCCTTATAAGATTGGCATGATTCATAAATCTATTCAGTTTCTCTTAATTCTAGATTTGGTAAGTTCTTAACAATTTTCATTGTTTCTAAACTTACAGTAATAACCCTTTGGAACAATTCCAATGGATAAGCAGGGTTGCCAATGGTCTCAAGTGCATAGCGATTGGCATCATTAACAATGCCACTCTTTTTATCAGTCTTTACACATTGACGCCCCATAACCCATTCAAGAGCGGGTTTACCATTCACGATATACTCATAAGCTTCCTTAGGTATATCTGTTATGATGATATTGCTATTATAAATAACTGTAGACTTATCCTTTTCCTTACTATTTTTGATTTTTGCGAATTTCATTTCTGTAACGTAATAAAACTTTTCGGGGTTCTTGATATCTGTAAGTTTTGGATTGCCTTTTTTAAAGGTCACGGGATAAGGCTCTACAGTTTCATAATTGACGTGCAAATTGCCTAATTCACGACCAGCATTAACAAATGCCCAGAAATCTTTAGCACTCTTTACGCAAGGGATGCGAGGCAATTCTTTAGAGAGATTATCAGCATAGCGAGCACGGTAATCTTCTGAATGCAAGAGACCGTAAACATAATAGAAGATATCATCTTTAGTGATGTTCTCATTAGGATAAGCTGTTTTAAAATGTGCTAATCCCTCATCAGTGATGGCATCACGCCTCTGTAAACCAGAGGTTTTGTTTTCTTCTGTAGAATTTGTAAATAAATGAGGCTGTTTTTTATTTTTGTCTTTTGAAACCTCAATATCTTCATAAATATAGCGTGGAAAGCATTGGCTAGCACCATCCATCATGTTCAAGTCAGGTAAATTTTTATTCATCAAAACAGAAAAGCTTTTTTTCCCTCCTATGCCAGTAACTTGTATCACCCTGTTTTCAACCATTTTTCCCATAGGGAATATTTGCGGAAGTTGGTAAGTTCTTTCGTTTAAAATGCGACTGTAGTATAGCCATTGCCGTGTAAAGGGACGATACAAACTTTGAACTAAGCAATTATTTTCAAATTCAGAACATTTGCCTCTTACCAATTCTTCTTTTAAACTACTACTCCAACTGATCTTTGTCGTATCAATGTTAACAAAACTATCTACAGCTTTTGCACGTGTTTTACGGTCGCTATGTGGATGGGCGTCATTAAAACGTTCTACTTCGCTATTATAGAAAGCAATCATATTATTCATATTTTTCGCTAAAGATTCACGACTTGAGTTATAAGCCCATGCATCACGACTAGTTGAAATGCCACACGAAAAGTTTTCAAAGAGCTTTTTATTATTACTCTTCTTGTCACCTAAGACTATAAATGTTTTAAAATTGTCATCACGTTGATTTATCCAATCACCATGTTTGTCTGGTGTAATGATTTTCCAACCGCGATTACTCCGTGTAATGCCATCAATACTACCAAATTCCTTAATTGACTTAAGCTTTTCTTCTCTTGTGAGATAATCTTTAAGATCATGGAAATATATTTTACCACGCTGTTTGGATTCTGGATTTTTTACGAGAATAGAGATGGCAATGGGAGATCGGGAGCCTTCTCCAAAAATTCCACCACTTTCCTTCTTACGTTGTTCTCCAGAAGTTCGGGCATTCCCCCGCAAATGGAAAATATAAAGACTGCTAAATTCCTCAACAAAACATTTTCGTAAACCTGTCATAGAATTTGCATCTACAAAACCAGCATTTGTTACAAAACCAATAACACCACGGTCTTTTATACGGTCACTTGCCCAACGAATGGCACGAATATAGCTATCATAAAGTCTATTAATATTATTCGCTCTGGATTGAGCAGCATAAGTTTCACTGATACGTTTATCTAAGAGTGGATAAGGTGTATTCTTTGCATTATCATTTTCGCTTTTTTGTCCAAAAGAATAAGGAGGGTTACCAAAGATAACCTCAATATTCAGCTTTTTCTGATGTTCTAAATACTCACTGTTTTCTTTAAACAATTTTTGCAGCAGATTTTTCTCTTCAAGCATCTGAAACGTATCGGTTAATCCAATATGTTTAAAGGGAATATAATCTCCTTTCATAAGACTATGATAAGTCGATTCAATATTAATCGCTGCTATATAATAAGCTAAGAGAACAATCTCATTGGCGTGGATATCATGACGGAATTTATATTCCATATCCTCTGATTTAATGAGATCGGATTGCAAAAGCCTTGTGATAAAGGTACCTGTTCCCGTAAAGGGGTCAAGAATAGAAACACCACGGGAGCCTAAGCTCTTGCCAAATTCCTTGCGTAAAACATCATCAACCGAATGAATAATAAAATCCACAACCTCAACAGGGGTATAAACAATCCCAAGCTTATCTGTTGTACGTTTGAAAGCCTTGGCAAAAAAGCTTTCATAAAGTTTGATAATCAGATTTTGTCTTGCATGGGGTTCGGTAATTCCAGAAGCACGGAATTTGACACTGTCATAGAATTCTTTAAGCTCTTTTGTCTCCTCTTCAATATTTGTCTTGTCTAATTCCTTTAAGATCTTTTCCATTGCTTGTGAGATGGCATTGTTTTGAACAAATTGATTGCCATCAAACAAAGCTTCAAATACAGGACGCGTGACAAGATGCTGCGCTAACATCTCAACAGCTTCCTCTTGCTTGATATCACTGTTTAAGTTGTTTTGTAATTCTTTGAGAAACGCATCAAAAGCACGGCGTGCTTTGCTCTTTTCATCAGCAAGCATGTTTTGCAGGCGGTTGATATGATTTTGTGCAATATCAGCAACATTACCAGCCCAGTTTTCCCAATAATCACTCATAGTAGATCTTTTGACAAGAAATGTTCTAAAAGCATTGGGAAATGCCTTATACAGAGGCAGTTGTCCTTGCCCATTATGATGAGAAAGGGATTTACGGACAGTCGTAGCAAAAGAAGCATTTGCGCTTTCTGTTTTCGCTTGTAAGGGAACATCATCAACAACGGTTGTTACATTTTCTATCTCCATCTTTTGAGAAACCGTGACAATATCGATAATATGACTTACATCTTGCCCTAAGTTCATTTGATTAAGGGTTTTGCTAAAATTCTCATCATGAGAAAGCAAAGCATTGAGAACTTGCCAAACAACACTGTATTTCTTATTGTTTTTTAAAGCCAATTCAGGGGAAATCCCAGCCGGCACGCCAACCGGTAAAATGATATAGCCTCTTTTCTTATTGGGAGCCCGACGCATCACACGCCCCACCGCTTGTATCACATCCACTTGGCTTTTGCGCGGGTGTAAAAACATCACCGCATCAAGAGCAGGAACATCCACACCTTCAGAGAGACAACGAACATTGGTTAAGATACGGCAGGTATTTTCCCCCGCATCATCTTCCAACCAATCAAGCAATTCCGTTCGTTTCTTGGCACCATCTTTTCCATCAATATGTTGC is part of the Bartonella machadoae genome and harbors:
- a CDS encoding DEAD/DEAH box helicase — encoded protein: MSQTINFDNKQSSLRSLLQSYREKSISDQEKQKAFEKFVIAYLTQDPLQCQEYETVQSYRDVADVHGWKGSDEDTDIDLVAKIRDCNEYVAIQCKFYEKNYQITQENIESFIAISGKNRFKYRLLIDSTQGELSENANTMIEGQAVPVYRINLFNMENSAIDWGIFETEGKIVLKDKKQKLPFTHQKEAIEAVCEGLKEADRGKLIMACGTGKTFTSLKIAEQIAGTGKRVLFLVPSLALMSQTIREWTTDAQIPLRSFAVCSDKQIGKRRFNNDDDAELSASDLALPVTTDAQMLGEKGNKVSPHVMNVVFATYQSIQVIADAQKDHDLPEFDLIICDEAHRTTGAALGTDKSESDFIKVHDNSIIQGKKRLYMTATPRIFSDNAKRRADELDAVLASMDNETIYGKQLYFYSFSDAVKNDLLTPYKIIVLGVDESMVHDTMDIPTNHKNYELLLDDRTKILGCYQALSKIDLKVDLGDDPNPMRRALAFCKDIKTSQRIRDTFEGKGVKRAFRKIHKEHKDTPPLLCEVQHIDGKDGAKKRTELLDWLEDDAGENTCRILTNVRCLSEGVDVPALDAVMFLHPRKSQVDVIQAVGRVMRRAPNKKRGYIILPVGVPAGISPELALKNNKKYSVVWQVLNALLSHDENFSKTLNQMNLGQDVSHIIDIVTVSQKMEIENVTTVVDDVPLQAKTESANASFATTVRKSLSHHNGQGQLPLYKAFPNAFRTFLVKRSTMSDYWENWAGNVADIAQNHINRLQNMLADEKSKARRAFDAFLKELQNNLNSDIKQEEAVEMLAQHLVTRPVFEALFDGNQFVQNNAISQAMEKILKELDKTNIEEETKELKEFYDSVKFRASGITEPHARQNLIIKLYESFFAKAFKRTTDKLGIVYTPVEVVDFIIHSVDDVLRKEFGKSLGSRGVSILDPFTGTGTFITRLLQSDLIKSEDMEYKFRHDIHANEIVLLAYYIAAINIESTYHSLMKGDYIPFKHIGLTDTFQMLEEKNLLQKLFKENSEYLEHQKKLNIEVIFGNPPYSFGQKSENDNAKNTPYPLLDKRISETYAAQSRANNINRLYDSYIRAIRWASDRIKDRGVIGFVTNAGFVDANSMTGLRKCFVEEFSSLYIFHLRGNARTSGEQRKKESGGIFGEGSRSPIAISILVKNPESKQRGKIYFHDLKDYLTREEKLKSIKEFGSIDGITRSNRGWKIITPDKHGDWINQRDDNFKTFIVLGDKKSNNKKLFENFSCGISTSRDAWAYNSSRESLAKNMNNMIAFYNSEVERFNDAHPHSDRKTRAKAVDSFVNIDTTKISWSSSLKEELVRGKCSEFENNCLVQSLYRPFTRQWLYYSRILNERTYQLPQIFPMGKMVENRVIQVTGIGGKKSFSVLMNKNLPDLNMMDGASQCFPRYIYEDIEVSKDKNKKQPHLFTNSTEENKTSGLQRRDAITDEGLAHFKTAYPNENITKDDIFYYVYGLLHSEDYRARYADNLSKELPRIPCVKSAKDFWAFVNAGRELGNLHVNYETVEPYPVTFKKGNPKLTDIKNPEKFYYVTEMKFAKIKNSKEKDKSTVIYNSNIIITDIPKEAYEYIVNGKPALEWVMGRQCVKTDKKSGIVNDANRYALETIGNPAYPLELFQRVITVSLETMKIVKNLPNLELRETE